CCAGGGTGACCACCTGTCCCTCTTGCAACGGCTCCTGACTCTCCGGGACGAAGAACGGCGGCTCCGGGTGCATCAGCCCTAAAGCATGCCCCGCATGATGCGGGAAGTGCTCCGCTACCCCGGCCTCCTCAAAGACGCCCCGCACGGCCGCGTACACCTGTCCCCCCGTCACCCCCGGACGCAGCATCGCCTCGCCCGCCGCCTTGGCGCGCAGCAGCAAATCCATGTGCCGACGCTGCGCGTCCGTGGGCCGCCCGACAGCATACGTGTTCGTGATATCCGCACGATAGCCATTGACTATGGGAAAGAAGTCGACGATCATCAGGTCGCCTGGCTGCAAGATCCGGTCGGACGGCGGTCCTCCCGATCGACCGCCGGATGCGAAATCCCCCAGCATCGTCACCACACCCCCGGCAGCCTTCACCGTCGCCGCGTGCACCGCCGCATACACGTCGAGCTCGGTCACCTCCGGCTGGACGGCTGCACGCGCCGCCGCGTGTCCGGCCACAGCCGCCTGCACGGCGAACCGAATGGCCGCCAGCTCATCGGGATCCTTCCGGAGCCGCATCGCATGCAGCACCGGCGTCACATCCACCACGGTCGTCCCCGACTCCCGCAAAACCTCCGCGATCCTCCACGGCAGATGGGCAGGCTCAATCGCTACGCGCCGTGGCCGCCTCTCGAGCAGCCAGTTTGTCAGCATCCCCACAACGCCGGCGTGGCGATCACGTCCCGGCTGACGGCCATCGTACCACTCGTACACCACGATCTCATCCACGTGAGCGTGCTGCGCCCCCCGGGCCGTCCAGTTGTCCAGGAAGAGCCGGGCCGCCCCTCCCCGCTCCAGGACCAAAAGACGGGTGCTGGGCACGTTCAGCGTGTTGGGCGAGATGTAGTGCCCCGTCAGGTAGTGGACGTGCCACGGCGCCGCAATGAGGACGACCTCCACCTCAGCCTCGATTCCTTCCCACAACCGGCCCTGTCGCGAACGGCATCCCTCGGCCGTCAGCATGGATCACCCCTCCGGTAAGACCGAGCGAAGCTTCTCGAAGGCGATGCGCGCCACATCGCTCGGGGGCATCTCCCAATAGGACTGGTTGAAAAGCTCCAGCGAGACGGCGCCCTGATACCCATTCTCCGCCAGCATGCCCAACATCTCCCGCACCGGGAAGATCCCATCCCCGGGCATCACCCGATCATGATCGGTCAGCTCCGGCACGGGAATCCCTTCTGGCACGTCGTTCACGTGCACGATGCCGATGCGCTCAGCCGGCACCGCTCGCAGGTCGTCCACGGAGCGGCCGCTGCGGTGAATGTGGAACGAATCCACCGTCAGGCAGCCATCCGGGTCCCCCGCTCGCTGCACGATCTCCCAGGCCAACGGTAAATTGTTCACATGCTCCAGGAATCCCAGGAACTCAAAGGCGATCCGGACGTCATGTTCCCGCCCCAACGCCACCAAACGCGCATATCGCTCCACCAACAGGTCCAGATCGACCTGGCCCGCGGGCGGGGTGGCGACGATGACCGGGGCCTCCAACGCGGCGGCGATCTCGATGCGCCGTCGCGCCTCGTCCCATGCCGCCGTGAACGCCTGCCCCTGCGTACCTCCCCAATCGTGCACAGCGATCACAGAGGGCACGGCGAGCCCCCGATCCCGCAGCGTTTCTTTCACCGCCTCCAGCGTGCCGCCGCCGGCCACGAACGCATCGATGTCATCCACCCACAGCTCGATGCCCTGGAAGCCCGCCTCCGCCGTCACGGTGATCTTCGTCATCAGATCCGCCGGCTGAATCGTGCTGGTGTTCAAACACAAGAGGAATCCCGCCATCGTTTACCTCCCCGGTAAGCACCCTGGTGGCACCACACCCGAGCATGACGAATGGGAAAATCGCAAAGGGAGGGCCCTCCGCATTTCCTCGACCTCCGGGGCGAAGGGCATCCTCCCTCATGTCCACAGCTACGCGCGAGCGATCAGAACCCTCATTCCGGCTTCACAACGTGGAACTGCGTCCGGGCTTTGGCTGTGAAATCGGCGGTGCTGACCACCACGTTCAACACCTCCTCCGTGACCGGCACGCCATCCGGCCAACGCGTGGGGATGGTCAACGCCACATCGAAATGGCCGTTCTCATCCACGACACCGCCGGCGACCGGCTTCGGTTGGAAGGTGGCCGTCGGGACGGTCACGTAGATCCTGAGCTCAGCCCCGGGCGGCCAGTTTCGTCCCACGACTCGGATCGTCTGCCCCACCGTTCCCTCAGACGGATTCAATGAGACGGAGGGCTGTCCCGGGAGGCCAAAAACCGTCACGCGATCGGGCAGAAAGCCCCGATCACCGGCGGGCAATCCCTCTACGGCCAGCAAGACGCCCGGCTTTAGCTCGTCCAGCCACAGCGACCACCCATCCTCCGTCACCACCTGCGTATGCTCAGAGAGGGCGATCTCCACCGGCGCACGGTCCTTCGGCTGCACCGTGAGCACCCGCCGCTGTCGGTCCACGCGCATCAACGTCCCCTCCAGCCGCGTCATCTGCACCGGGGTCCCCGGCTCCCGCCGTATATCCAGGATCAGCCATGGCCCGCTGGTGCCCCGTACCACAGCCACATAGCGACGGCTGACCCCAGGCTCCCAATCGCCCCCTTCCTCCGCAACCACCCGGGCCGTGACCAGGTACTCCTGCCAGTGATCCGTCCACGCCGCCTGATTGACCCGCGCCACGCTGAGAAGCCGAATGCTCTGGACAGCCCGCAATCGCGCCTCCCAGACATCCTCACCCTGCTGGATCCGGGCTACCGGCGAAATCAACCGCAACGCCTGATCGATACGTCCTCGATCCATCGCCTGGAAAAAGCGGGCGATCACCTGCTCGGCAGGCTCGACGGGCTGCCCCTCCGTCTGCGACACATAGGCCGGCCGCACGGCGATCCGGATCGCCAACAAGGCGCTCCCATCCCCCACCGGTGGTCCATAAACCGTGATGATGTCTCCGGAGTGAATCTGGGTAAGATCCATGGGATGCCCACCCAGCCCGACGATGGTAGCCCCGGGTCTGACGACGATCTGCTCGAATCCCTGAGACGGATAAATGGCGATGACGCTCATGATCGTTGAGACATCGCGCACCCGGGCATCGATGATGATGGGAGGGCCCAGGGTAGCCGATGGCGTGGGCGCCGTCAGCGTAGGAACCGCCGTGAGCAGATCACTGACGTCTTCAGGATTGCAGGCCGTAACCGACCACGCCCCAGCGAGGATAATCAACAACAGCCAGAGGATTCGTCGCATAAATGCCTCCGGGGAGCCAGGATCAGGGGATCAGTAACCCAGCCGACGGATATGATCCTCGTCCATACCGAAGTGATGGGCGATCTCGTGAATCACGGTACGGCGTACCCGCTCACGCAGGTCCTCGGGGTCACGGGAATAAGCCAGCAACGGGCC
This Chloroflexota bacterium DNA region includes the following protein-coding sequences:
- a CDS encoding sugar phosphate isomerase/epimerase, encoding MAGFLLCLNTSTIQPADLMTKITVTAEAGFQGIELWVDDIDAFVAGGGTLEAVKETLRDRGLAVPSVIAVHDWGGTQGQAFTAAWDEARRRIEIAAALEAPVIVATPPAGQVDLDLLVERYARLVALGREHDVRIAFEFLGFLEHVNNLPLAWEIVQRAGDPDGCLTVDSFHIHRSGRSVDDLRAVPAERIGIVHVNDVPEGIPVPELTDHDRVMPGDGIFPVREMLGMLAENGYQGAVSLELFNQSYWEMPPSDVARIAFEKLRSVLPEG
- a CDS encoding aminopeptidase P family protein produces the protein MLTAEGCRSRQGRLWEGIEAEVEVVLIAAPWHVHYLTGHYISPNTLNVPSTRLLVLERGGAARLFLDNWTARGAQHAHVDEIVVYEWYDGRQPGRDRHAGVVGMLTNWLLERRPRRVAIEPAHLPWRIAEVLRESGTTVVDVTPVLHAMRLRKDPDELAAIRFAVQAAVAGHAAARAAVQPEVTELDVYAAVHAATVKAAGGVVTMLGDFASGGRSGGPPSDRILQPGDLMIVDFFPIVNGYRADITNTYAVGRPTDAQRRHMDLLLRAKAAGEAMLRPGVTGGQVYAAVRGVFEEAGVAEHFPHHAGHALGLMHPEPPFFVPESQEPLQEGQVVTL